One stretch of Balneola sp. MJW-20 DNA includes these proteins:
- a CDS encoding carboxymuconolactone decarboxylase family protein — protein MSEDKNRLQRFRENRSEQNEKVLGLDHLGIKRFFNMDSNTYRDGALPKQTKELLGLVASAVLRCNDCIDYHLEQCAKTGSAKEEIVDALNVALIVGGSIVIPHMRHAVETLEMLEEEGLL, from the coding sequence ATGAGTGAAGATAAAAACCGACTGCAAAGATTCCGTGAAAATAGAAGTGAACAGAATGAAAAAGTTCTGGGACTAGATCACCTCGGGATCAAACGCTTCTTTAATATGGATTCCAATACCTACCGCGATGGTGCACTTCCTAAGCAGACCAAGGAACTGCTGGGATTGGTAGCTTCGGCCGTACTTCGCTGTAATGACTGCATCGATTATCACCTGGAGCAATGCGCCAAGACCGGGTCTGCCAAGGAAGAGATCGTGGATGCATTAAATGTTGCCCTGATCGTTGGCGGCAGTATTGTGATCCCGCATATGAGACACGCCGTGGAAACCCTGGAGATGCTGGAGGAAGAAGGCTTACTTTAG
- a CDS encoding helix-hairpin-helix domain-containing protein — translation MRTFLKLVFSFTLFGLVITACEAPKNEMNSGDTANEQSSAEKSISDAVFNANLATESDLSSIGISAEMITQIMENRPFLSMNAFDAIMGDDMDKEELYRKIFVPMNLNTTEEADFKMIPGVGDRMAHEFEEYRPYSSILQFRREIGKYVDEEEVARYENYVFVPVELNTASEEDIKALPGVGDRMAHEFVEYRPYTSMEQFRKEIGKYVDDKELARLERFVYLED, via the coding sequence ATGAGAACATTCCTGAAATTAGTATTTAGTTTTACCCTATTCGGCTTAGTGATCACAGCTTGCGAAGCTCCGAAGAATGAGATGAACTCCGGTGACACCGCGAACGAACAGTCCTCAGCCGAAAAGTCCATTTCCGATGCAGTTTTTAATGCAAACCTGGCAACTGAATCAGACCTTAGCAGTATTGGAATTTCTGCAGAAATGATCACTCAGATCATGGAAAACAGACCCTTTCTTAGCATGAATGCCTTTGATGCGATCATGGGAGATGATATGGATAAGGAAGAGTTATACCGGAAGATATTTGTCCCGATGAATCTGAACACCACAGAAGAAGCAGACTTTAAAATGATTCCTGGTGTTGGTGATCGTATGGCTCATGAATTTGAGGAATACAGACCTTATAGCAGTATTCTGCAATTCAGAAGAGAGATCGGAAAGTATGTGGATGAAGAGGAAGTAGCCCGATATGAAAATTATGTCTTTGTTCCCGTTGAATTAAATACCGCGTCTGAAGAAGACATCAAAGCTTTGCCGGGAGTAGGAGACCGCATGGCCCATGAGTTTGTAGAATACCGACCCTATACCAGCATGGAGCAATTCCGTAAAGAGATCGGTAAATATGTAGACGACAAGGAGCTTGCCAGGCTGGAGAGGTTCGTCTATTTAGAGGACTGA
- a CDS encoding endonuclease MutS2, which produces MRLYPPSITEKLGFDQIKEAAIDAAMSDRTREKLEVWTASSDPKEVHLWLNETKEMMDILRNPDPFPLDQVPEIRDFLSQASAEDSIIALAAFVKIFKVSTISRRTRKFFKRNHEEYPDCKRVSEGIVPLKELEQEIKGKVTEYGELRDDASPELKRIRKQINGKKNDLRSTINRIMKNATKDGMTSDEGATIRNGRMVIPIQAEYKRKVQGFVHDVSSTGQTVYLEPVEALHLNNEIRQLEAEEQNEIERILRSLTRQVRVNTPFLRQNIEALSDLDLIVCRAKVSLLLEGDIPIVSDQVILDLKKAENPILKLKNTKLKPSEREKIIPLDLRLEEDERCLMVTGPNAGGKSVAMKTIGLCSMMIQAGFGIPADPTSELPIFRGFFVDMGDDQSIENDLSTFSSRLKWMQETVDNFEKGSLVLIDEAAAGTDPDEGSALFQALLEHLLRSHCKIVVTTHHGSLKVFAHEHQYAINGSMEFDQENLSPTYQFKKGIPGSSYAFEIAQRMNISKPILDRSRELVGEAKEAMESLISELETRTQEANELKKKYDELYSKTEKDKNRYENKLASIDREKEKIREKALKEAKHIMDTANQRIESAVQQIIEKDKADKDEIRQIRKDVDEQKVDIEESLNEIEDQKTARERTSKEPPKVGDAVRFKDGNTTGELVEMQGKKAVVLAGGLTLKTNYKNLIKVEKVERKKKTKSRARSSIIVGDSDLTSEAMKPSLHVRGLRADEALKEVTKYLDKAIFRGINRVEIVHGKGDGILKDQIQSYLHTRDDVKSFELAPVDQGGAGCTVVHLK; this is translated from the coding sequence ATGCGTCTATACCCACCGTCCATTACAGAAAAACTCGGTTTTGATCAGATCAAAGAAGCGGCTATTGATGCTGCTATGTCGGACCGGACCCGGGAAAAACTAGAAGTATGGACTGCCTCATCCGACCCGAAAGAAGTCCATTTATGGCTGAATGAGACCAAAGAAATGATGGACATCCTCAGGAACCCGGATCCTTTCCCACTGGATCAGGTCCCTGAAATCCGTGACTTCCTTTCTCAGGCTTCTGCAGAAGACAGTATTATTGCTCTGGCAGCCTTTGTAAAAATTTTCAAAGTATCTACGATTTCGCGCAGAACCCGTAAGTTTTTCAAGCGCAATCATGAGGAATATCCGGACTGTAAGAGAGTTTCCGAAGGAATCGTACCGCTCAAAGAACTGGAACAGGAGATCAAAGGAAAAGTTACGGAGTATGGAGAACTCCGGGACGATGCCAGTCCCGAACTGAAGCGTATCCGGAAGCAGATCAACGGGAAGAAAAATGACCTGAGAAGTACCATTAACCGGATCATGAAAAATGCCACTAAAGACGGCATGACCTCCGATGAAGGTGCAACGATTCGTAACGGCAGAATGGTGATCCCTATTCAGGCTGAGTATAAACGTAAAGTTCAGGGTTTTGTACATGATGTATCATCAACGGGACAAACGGTATACCTCGAACCTGTGGAAGCACTGCATCTGAATAACGAGATCCGTCAGCTGGAGGCAGAAGAACAAAATGAAATTGAACGTATTCTTCGTTCGCTGACCCGGCAGGTCAGGGTAAATACCCCCTTCCTGCGACAGAATATTGAAGCACTCTCTGATCTGGACTTGATCGTATGCCGGGCCAAGGTGAGCCTTCTGCTGGAGGGTGATATTCCGATCGTATCAGATCAAGTGATCCTGGATCTGAAAAAAGCAGAGAACCCTATTCTCAAACTGAAGAATACCAAGCTAAAACCTTCAGAAAGAGAAAAGATCATTCCCTTGGACCTACGTCTGGAAGAAGATGAGCGTTGCCTGATGGTAACCGGTCCTAATGCCGGAGGTAAATCCGTTGCCATGAAAACCATCGGACTTTGCTCGATGATGATTCAGGCCGGCTTTGGGATTCCTGCAGATCCGACCTCCGAACTTCCAATCTTCAGAGGTTTTTTCGTAGACATGGGAGACGATCAATCGATTGAGAATGACCTCAGCACCTTCTCATCCAGATTAAAATGGATGCAGGAAACGGTCGATAATTTTGAAAAAGGATCTCTGGTGCTTATTGATGAAGCCGCAGCCGGAACCGACCCAGACGAAGGATCTGCTCTTTTCCAGGCACTGCTAGAACATCTCCTGAGATCTCATTGTAAGATCGTAGTCACAACACATCATGGTTCCCTCAAGGTCTTTGCTCATGAGCATCAATATGCCATAAACGGATCCATGGAATTTGATCAGGAAAACCTATCTCCGACCTATCAGTTTAAAAAAGGTATCCCTGGCAGTTCATATGCTTTTGAGATCGCCCAAAGGATGAACATATCCAAACCCATTCTGGATCGGAGCCGTGAGCTGGTTGGGGAAGCCAAGGAAGCCATGGAGTCACTGATCTCTGAACTTGAGACCCGCACACAGGAAGCGAATGAACTCAAAAAGAAATATGATGAGCTTTATTCCAAAACAGAAAAAGATAAAAACCGATACGAAAATAAACTGGCCTCCATAGACCGGGAGAAAGAGAAGATCAGGGAAAAAGCACTCAAAGAGGCCAAGCATATAATGGATACGGCTAATCAGCGGATCGAAAGTGCCGTGCAACAGATCATCGAAAAAGACAAAGCAGATAAAGATGAGATCAGGCAGATCCGCAAAGATGTGGACGAACAGAAGGTGGATATTGAAGAATCCCTGAATGAGATCGAGGATCAGAAGACCGCAAGAGAACGCACTTCAAAAGAACCACCAAAAGTCGGTGATGCCGTACGATTCAAAGACGGAAACACCACTGGGGAACTGGTCGAAATGCAGGGTAAGAAAGCCGTGGTCCTGGCCGGGGGGCTTACCCTGAAGACCAATTACAAAAACCTGATCAAGGTAGAAAAGGTCGAGCGGAAGAAGAAAACGAAATCACGCGCCCGCTCTTCCATTATTGTGGGTGACTCCGATCTGACCAGTGAAGCCATGAAACCTTCCTTGCATGTGCGCGGACTAAGAGCCGATGAAGCTCTGAAAGAAGTAACCAAATATCTGGACAAAGCCATCTTTCGCGGAATCAACCGGGTTGAGATCGTACACGGTAAAGGAGACGGCATCCTGAAAGACCAGATCCAGAGTTATCTTCACACCCGCGATGATGTCAAAAGCTTCGAACTTGCTCCGGTCGACCAGGGCGGAGCCGGATGCACCGTGGTGCATTTGAAGTGA